The window GCGCGGGGGGCGCGCGTGACGCTGATCGCGGGGCCGGTCGCGCTCGCGACGCCGGGGGCGGTGGTGCGCGTCGACGTCGAGAGCGCGGAGGACATGCGCGGCGCGCTCGCGAAGGCGCTCCCCGGCGCCGACGCGCTCGTGATGGCGGCGGCGGTCGCGGACTTCCGGCCCGACGCCGCGAGCGCGACGAAGATCAAGAAGGGGGAGGGGGCGGCGCCTTCGATCGCGCTGGCGAAGAACCCGGACTTGATCGCGGAGATCGGGGCGGCGCGGACCGGCGCGCGGCCCGTCCTCGTCGCGTTCGCGCTCGAGACCGGCGACGACGACGCCGTCGTCGCGTACGCGAAGGACAAGCTCACGCGGAAGCGCGTCGACGTCGTCGTCGCGAACGCGGCGCACGAGTCGCTCGGTCGCGGGGAGAACCGCGTGTCGTTCGTCGACGCGGAGGGCGCGTCGCCGTTCGTCGCGGCGGCGAAGGACGCGCTCGCGGACCGGATCCTCGATCGCGTCGTCGCGAAGCTCTCGTCCGCGCGTCAGGACTGATCGAGGAGGCCGACGACGGCCTCCGCCGCGCCGTCGCTCTTGCCGCGGACGACGACGGAGGTGACGCCGAGCTTCGGGAGCGTCGTCTGCATGCCGGCGTCGGCGTCGTAGACGACGACCGCGACGTTCGCGAGCTTCTCGGTGCGGCGCAGCGCGCGCACCACGTCGGCGAGCTTCGCGTCGTCGCAGCGCGCGTCGATCGCGAGCACGTCCGGGGTCTCGCCCGCGACGCCGAGGAGCCCCTCGAGGACGCCGCCGAAGGACACGAACGACGTGCCGCGGGCCTTGCAGGCCTTCGCGAGCGCGCGCATCGACGCGCCGGGCTTGCCGATCGCGGCGACGGTGCCGCCGGGGCTCGTCACCGCGCGCGGCAGCGGCGGCAGGTTGTTCTTCTCGCAGTAGGCGCGCGCGTCGTCGGTGCGGACGCGGTACTGCGAGCCCGGCGTGCGGAACGCGGGCAGCTTCCCCTCGCGGATCCAGAGGTAGACCGTCTTCGGATGAAGCTCCCAGATCCGCGCGAGCTCGGAGGGGCGGAGCAACGGCATCGGAGCGA is drawn from Labilithrix sp. and contains these coding sequences:
- a CDS encoding helix-turn-helix domain-containing protein, with protein sequence MPLLRPSELARIWELHPKTVYLWIREGKLPAFRTPGSQYRVRTDDARAYCEKNNLPPLPRAVTSPGGTVAAIGKPGASMRALAKACKARGTSFVSFGGVLEGLLGVAGETPDVLAIDARCDDAKLADVVRALRRTEKLANVAVVVYDADAGMQTTLPKLGVTSVVVRGKSDGAAEAVVGLLDQS